The genomic window CCTGCTCAAGTAGCGGCGTGCGCTCGTCTAGGGCTTGTGCCAGCACCCGGTAGTTGAACTCCAGCCAGCTCAGTTCTCGGTTGATATAAAGCTCGGGAGCTAGCTGGGTTTCAGCCGTTGATTCCGCCATGCCGCACCCTGGCTGTGATTAGCGGCAACGTAGCAATCTCAACTGTCCGATCCGTGTAGTCCTGCTGTCATTGCCGCGTTTCGGCCCGGAAGACCACCGGCCACCAGCAGGGCCACCCCCACTAGCAAGGCGATGCCAAGCCAGAAGGGGCTTTGGCGTCCGGTGGTTTCGTAGGCCAGGCCCGCCAGCGGTGGGCCAACAAAGCTGCCCAGGCTCTGCAGCCCCTGGAGGCTGCCCAGGGCGGCGCCCTGGCCTTCGCTGTCGAGTCGGCGAGATACCAGGCTGCGCAGGCAGGGGGTGACCAGTCCGGTGCCGAGGGCCAGGATCGCCACGGCGCTGAATACCACCGGTTGAGCGTTGGCCCGGGTGGCCAGGGGAATCAGCAGGCAGCCGGCGATCACAAAGCCCAGGCCTGCCAGGGTGAGGCGCCATTCGCCGAAGCGCTTCACCAGCGGGCCGATCAGGCCGCCCTGCACCACGGTGGCGACTACTCCCACCACCAGGAAAGCTGAGGCCGCGAGGCCGGGGCCCCAGTTGAAAGCCTGCTTGAAATAGAGCACCAGCACGGCGGTGAAGCCGTTGAAGGCAAGGAAAAACAGAAAAAATGCCACGCAAAGGCGCCGCACCTGGGGGTTGGTGAACACCCGTTGCAAGGCGGCAAAGGGGTTGAGATCCCGTTTGCGCGGCATGGCCCGGCGTGCTTCTGGAGGGTGGGTTTCCGGCAGCACGGTGAGCACCAGCACCAGGTTGAGCACGGCGATCGCTACGGCAACGAGCAGCGGCAGGGTGACGTTGATCTGGCCGAGCAGCCCGCCTAGGGCGGGGCCAAGAATGAAGCCAAGGCCAAAGGCCACCCCGATTAGGCCGAAGGCCTTAGCCCGTTTTTCCGGTGGCGAGATGTCGGCGAGCACGGCGCTAGCTGTGGCGGCGGTGCCGCCGCTCACCCCATCGATCAGCCGAGCGCCGAACAGCAGGGCCAGGGGCAACCCGGCGGCCTGGGCGGCGGGCCAGAGGCTGGCCCAGGGCAGGCTGATGGTGAGGGCAAACAGGGCCAAGCCCAGCACCGAGCCCGCCACACAGACACTGATTACCGGTTTGCGGCCGTAGCGATCGCTGAGGGCACCGATCAGGGGCGTGAAGGCGAACTGGGCTATGGCGTAGCTGCCCGCCAGCAGGCCCAGCACCCGGCCATCGCTGGTGAAGCCCGCCAGCAAAAAGGGCAGCAGCGGAAACACAATGCTTTCCCCCAGCCGGTCGTTCAGCAGGGTGAGGAAGGCGCAGAAGAAGGTGGAGGGGCGGCTCCAGCGCATGGGGCAAGCCTCAGGGCACTGCCTACAGTTGAACCCATCAGCTGTTCCGATGTGTCACCCCAGCCGCTGGAACTGCCGCCGGAACTGCAGAGCAGCCGGATCGTGGTGATCTCAGACTTCAACTGTCCCTACTGCTTCACCCTCAACGAGTGGCTGAATCAGCTGGGGGTGGCTGAGCGGGTGTACTGGGTGGGGGTGGAGCACAAATCCCACCTGCCGTTCGATTTCTCCGCCACCAACCAACCGGACGATCACACCACCCTGCTCAAGGAGGTGGCCGACGTGCAGCGCCGCGCGCCTGAGGTGGAGGTTCAGCTGCCGCCGGTGTGGGTCAACTCCCACCAGGCGCTGCTGCTGCAGGCTGCCGTGGAAGCCGATGAACCCGCCCTGGCGGCGCCCCTGCGCACGGCGATCTTTCGCTCCTTCTGGCGCGATCAGCGCAACATTGCCAACGCCCAACAGCTCCACCACTGCCAGCAGCAGGCAGGGGTTGAGCCCGATCCGGAGCGGTTTCTCGACCCCAAAGCCTTGGCTCGGCTCAGCACCTGGTGGCGTCAGGAGCTCGACCGCATTCCCTGCATGCTTGCCCCCACCGGCGCGCGTCACCTGGGGCTGCAGGACCGGGCGGCCGTTGAGGCGTTTGTGCTGGGGGCCCTTCACGATCCCCCCGCCGGTCCTGCCTGCCGATGAGCGCCTGTTCTGCCGAGGATCGGCAGCGCCTGGAGCGGGAGATCCGGCGGCTGCGCCATGAACTCCAGCAGGCGGTTCATGCGTTACCCCACCTGCGCCAGATGGTGCAGTTCAGCGGCGACCTGCTGATCCTGGCAGGGGCCGGTGGGCGGATCCTGGAGGCCAATGGCCGTCTGGCCGAGGCCCTGGGGGTGCCCCAGCACGCGCTCTACGGCCAGTCGCTACAGCAGTGGATGCCCAATCCTGGCCAGGTCCGCCTGTTGGAGGAGCGGCTGGCGGCCACGGCTGAGCCCGTGCCGCTGCGGATGGAGCTGGACCTGCAGCCCTTGCAGGGGGAGCCGCTGGCCCTGGAGCTCGAAGCCCACCCGCTGCTCCAGCAGGGTGAACCCCGCTGGACCCTGGCGCTGCGCGACATCGGCGTGCGCCGCCAGCTCGAGAGCAGCGAAACGGCCCGTCAGGTGCAGGCCAGCCTGCTCGCCTCGCTGGGTAGCAGTGAGGCTCGCTACAGGGCGTTGGTATCCCAGCTGGCGGATGGTCTCGGCCAGATCGATTCGGGAACCAGGCTGTTGTTCGCCAATCCCGCTCTGCATCGCATCCTGGCGGTGGCGCAAGGGGAGCTGCAGGGTCGGCGGCTGCTGGAGTTCCTCACGCCCCAGGGGCGGGGGGCCTTCGAGCAGATCTGGGGAGCGGTGCTGGCTGGCCAGGAGCGTCGGATCACCCTGCCGCTGCTGGCGGCCGACGGCAGGGCGCATCAGGTTGAGATGACCCTGCAGCCTCCCCCCCCCGGCGACACGGAGCCGGATCGAACCCGGGCGGTGGGCCTCTTGCTTCGAGATGTCACCGACCTGACCCGCGCCCTCGACGAGCTGACCGCCCTCGCCTTTCACGACCCTCTGACGGGTCTGGTCAATCTGGAAGGCTGCCGTCGCGAGTTGGAGCCCCGGTTGGCCCAGGCCGGGGGCCCTTCGTGGTTGGTGCTCTGGCTCGACCTCGATGGCTTCCGCCGGGTCAACCACAGCTTCGGGCGGGAGGTGGGCGATGGGTTGCTGCAGGCCGTGGCCAACGGTCTGCGGGCCTGGGCAGGGCCCTCCGATCTGCTGGCTCGACTCGGTGGGGATGAGTTTGCGCTGGTGCGGGAGCTTCCAGGCCCTGCCGATGATCCGGTGGCCCTAGGCCGCCAGGCCGAAGCGGTGCTGGGCGAGCTGCGGGTTGTCCTCAGCCAGCTGCCGGTTGGGGATGAGCTGGCTCCCATGGCCCTGGGATTCAGTGCCGGTTACAGCCTGGCGCCGCTCCATGGCGACCAGGTTGAAGCGCTCTTGCAGGGGGCGGCCACCGCTCTCAGCCGCGCCCGTGAGGTGGCCCCGGGCACCGCCCTGGCCTATGAGCCCAGGTACACCACCCGCCTGCGTCGGGAGATGGCGCTGGAGGCGCGCCTGCATCGGGCCTTGGGCGACGGGGCGTTGCGGTTGGTGTACCAGCCCCAGTACGACGGCAGTGGTTGTTTCCTGGGCGCGGAGGCCTTGTTGCGCTGGGACGACCCGATCCATGGAGCCGTGCCCCCGGCGCGGTTTGTGGCCCTGGCTGAGCGCACCAACCTGATCCATCCGCTGGGCCAGTGGGTGCTGGAGGAAGCCTGCCGGCAGCTGCGGGCCTGGCTGGATGAGGGCCTGCAGATCCCCCGGCTGGCTGTGAATCTCTCGCCGCGCCAGTTTGAGCTCACCCTGCCGCCCTTGGTCGATCAGGTGACCGCCCTGCTAGCTCGCCATCGCCTGCCAGCGGGACTGCTGGAGTTGGAGATCACCGAAACCTGCATCCTGCCGGCGGCGGGCGTGACCGCCCAAGTGCAGGACCTGGCGGCCCTGGGCGTGAGGCTGGCCCTCGATGACTTCGGCACCGGTTATTCCTCCCTGTCGGTGCTTAATCGCCTGCCTCTGCACAAGTTGAAGATCGACCGCAGCTTCATCCAGCACCTCGAAACCAGTGACTCAGCCCGCACGATCGTGAGGACTGCCCTCGCCATGGGTCGGGGCCTCGGCCTGGAGACCCTGGCAGAGGGCTTGGAGACCGCCGGCCAGCTGGCGGTACTGGAGGCGTTGGGCTGCGATGTCTACCAGGGGTACTGGTTCAGTCATCCCCTTGAGGTGGAGGCCTTTGAGGCGCTTTTGCGAACCCCCATGCAGGCTTAAGGCCACACCGATCAGGCGGCCGGCTGCCGCTCATGGAGCCTTGATTTGTGGACAGGGGTTGGGGCCGAACATGCCGCTCAGTTTCTGGCTGCCCATCGCATAGATCTGCTGGGCCTGGGCCGGGTTGCCCTGGGCGCCCTGCAGCTTGCTCGCAAACTCCTGGCATGCCTGAGCCTGCTGGGGATTGGTGGGCTTGGTGGTGACTGGTGAGGTGGCTGGTGCAGGTGCCGGGGTAGCTGGAGCAGCTGCGGTGGGTGCAGGAATGTCGCCACAGGGGTTTTCGCCGAAGGTTTCGACCAGCTTCAGCACTCCCTGCTGGTACACCAGTTGGGCCTGCTGGGGATTGCTGGATGCGGCCTGGAGTTTGCCGGCGAATTCCTGGCAGGCCTTGCGTTCCTGGGCGCGGCGCAGCAGCGGGCCGGCCTGGGCGTTGGGTGGCGCCAGGGGGGCGAGGCCGGCGGCCAGGAGTAGCAGGACCGGGATGGTGCGGCGAGCGGTCATTACGAGGGGGAAGCGACCCTCACGTTATGGGGGGAGGTGAGGACGGTTGGCGCCGGGCCATCCATGCTTGGGCCTGGCTCCCGGTTTGAAGAGGAGGAGATGACAGCACCCCAGTTGAGCCACCTCAATGCCGCCGGCGAGGTGCACATGGTGGAGGTGGGCGAGCGCCCGGCCAGTCGCCGCGAGGCCACGGCTGAGGGGTTCATCAGCATGGAGGCGGCCACCCTGGCCCTGGTGCTGGAGGGCCGCGCCCCCAAGGGGGATGTGCTGGCGGTGGCGCGGGTGGCGGCGATCCAGGCTGCTAAGCGCACCTGGGAACTGATTCCGCTCTGCCACCCGATCGCCCTCAGCGGCGTGAGTGTGCAGCTCGAGCCCGCCGCCAATGGCAGTGGCCTGCGGCTGCTAGCCACCGCCCGCACCATCGGCCCCACCGGCGTGGAGATGGAGGCGCTCACGGCCGTGCAGGTGGGCCTGCTCACCCTCTACGACATGCTCAAATCCGCCGATCCAGCCATGACCATCGGTCCGGTGCGGCTGCTGGCCAAGAGTGGCGGCCGCGGTGGGGAGTGGCAACGGCATGGGTGAACCCTTCGGCCCGGAGGGCCTGCCGCTGGAGCTGGCCCGCGAGCGGATTCTGGAGCAGCTGCAGCCCCTGGGGCTGGTGGAACAGCTGCCCTTGGCGGCCTGTCTGGGCCGTATCACCGCTGAACCTGTGCTGGCGGCGGCAGCCGTGCCTGGTTTCTGGGCTTCGATCATGGATGGCTACGCCATTGCCGGATCCGAGCAGCCGCTGGTGGGTGCCCGCTGGCGCCTGCGGGGCACTTCGGCCGCTGGTGCCCCCTATGGCGCGGCTTTGGCAGCGGGTGAGGCGGTGCGGATCCTCACCGGCGCCGTGGTGCCCCAGGGCAGTGGCCGGGTGCTACCCCAGGAGTTGGTGGGGGTGGAGGGGGATCAGCTGGAGCTGCTGAAACCCTGTGGTGCTCCCGTTTGGATCCGCGGGCCCGAGGAGGAGGCTGCTGCGGGGCAGGAGCTGGTGGCGGCGGGCCAGCGGCTGGGGGTGGCGGAGCTGGGACGCCTGGCCAGTTGCGGGGTGTGCCAGTTGACGGTGACCCAGCGGCCGCGGCTGGGTTTGCTGATCAGTGGTGATGAATTGCTCAGTCCCGGATTGCTTCGGGGCCCCGGCCAGATCTGGGAGAGCAATTCGGTCCTGCTTGCCGCTTTGCTGGAGCAGCTGGGTTATGGGGTAACGCAGCAGCGGGTGGTAGCCGATCAGCCCGAGCCCCTGCGCCAGGCCCTGCGGGAGCTGGCGGCCGGCTGCGATGTGGTGGTGAGCACCGGCGGCGTCTCCGCTGGCGACAGCGACTGGATCCGTCAGTTGGTTGGGGAGCTGGGGGAGGTGCGCTTCTGGAAGCTGTTCCTTAAGCCCGGCCGGCCCTTTGCCTGGGGAGAGGTGGTCGGGGTGCCCTTTTTTGGGTTGCCGGGTAATCCGGTGGCGGCGGCGATCACGGCCCTGCAGTTGCTCTGGCCGGCGCTGCAGCGGTTGGAGGGTGGCGCGATTCAGGTGCTCCCCCGTCTGCGGGTGCGGCTGGATCAGGAGCTGCGGCGTGGCGCTGGGCGACCGGAGCTGGCCCGCGCCCGGTTGGTGGTGGCGGCCGATGGGGCTCTGCTGGCCAGGGTGGAGGGCTCCCAGGCCTCCTCCCGCATCGGCTCGCTGCAGGGGGCCGATCTGCTGCTGGAGATCCCGGCGGAGCTGGGCAATCTTGAGGCGGGAACGCAGCTCTGGGCCCAGCTGCTGCGGTTGCCGATCTTCTGAGCCGCGTGCCGGCCGCGGCCCCAACTGCTCAGCTGGCCGGCAGCACGGAGTAGTGATCCACTACCAGCCCTTTGCGTTGTTCCGGGCGACCGTCCATGCCCCCTGGAAGATCGATCTGGGGCAGGAGGGTGGCTTCAGCCCAGCTGTCGTATTGCGCCTGCCCTTCCCAAAGGGACACGATCATCAGACCCCCTTCCACCTCCGCCACCGTGCGCAGCAGCTGGGCCTGAGGTTGCTCCTTGCCCTCCAGCTGAGCTAGTTCCACCTGGAATTGCTCCAGCGTGGCTCCGGGCCAAAAATTCGCCACCATGTGCACGGCCAGCTCTCCAAGTTTTTCTGCCCATGAATGTGGCACAGACAGTTGGGGTCTGCTGAGTCGCGGACTTCTTCCTGGGCCCGAGCTTCATAGAGGCGTATTGCCCGTGATCCAGCTGCCCACCCCCTGGCTCCATTCCCGTTTCCAGAAGGGGGCTTCGTGCTTGAGGGCCTCCAGCAGCTCCTGGCAGCAGCGCTGGGCCGGGCCGCGGCGATCGGCCGCTACAGCCACCAGCACGATTGCGTCTCCCGGCAACACCAGGCCGATCCGATGTCTCACCAGCACTGCAGTCGCCCTGTGCCGGCCAGCGGCGGCGGCCGCCAGGGAGGCGATGCAGGCCTCGGTCATGCCCGGGTAGTGCTCCAGCTCCAGAGCTGTGAGGGGCGCGTCGTTGGCGCCGCTGGGGCGCACTCGGCCCACGAAATGACTCTCGGCTGCTGGCCGTATTCCCAGCCCTGCAGCCAGCAATTGATGCCACTCGGCCAGGGCCGACAGCGGCTCGAACGGCTCCGCTTCCAGCTGGATTGCCAACATCGCGTTAGCCACCACTGATCGGCGGCAGGAAGGCCAGCTCATCGCCAGCGGCCAGGCTTGAGTCCCAGGTGGCGAACTGCTGATTGATTGCCACCCGCACGCCGGTCGGGGGATGGTCGGGCTGCAGACCCAGCTGCCGCCAGAGCTGTTCAGGTGTGGTGCCAGCAGGGTCGGCTCCTCCTGCGGCTGGGGCCAGCTCGACGAGTTGCTCGCTCCAGCCCATCGCTTCTCGCAAGCCGGCGAAAAGGCGCACCCGCACTTGCGATGCCGGATCAGCGGAGACGGCCATGGCCTGTAGCAGCAGGGTTCGGGTCAAGTGATCGCTAGGTAGCGCCCAGCTCCGCCGCCCAGAATGCCCCAAACGCCTGAGCCCTGCCCGTGAGCCTCGCCATCGCTCTGCTCACGGTGTCGGACACGCGCACACTTGCTGAGGACTGCAGCGGTGATGCCCTCCAGCAGCGCCTTGAGGCTGCCGGCCACCGGCTGGTGGGGCGCCTGCTGGTGCCAGACGACCGCTACCAGATCCGCTCTGAAGTGAGCCGCTGGATTGCCGATGCAGGCGTGCAGGTTGTGATCAGCAGTGGCGGCACCGGGCTCACCGGCCGCGATGGCACCCCGGAGGCGGTGGCGCCCCTGCTCGATAAGACGATCGATGGTTTTGGTGAGTTGTTTCGGGTGCTCTCCTTTGAATCGATCGGCACCAGCAGCTTGCAGAGCCGTTGCCTGGCGGGGGTGGCTAATGGCACCGTGATTTTTGTGCTGCCGGGTTCCCTCGATGCGGTGCAGACAGCCTGGGATCGGCTGATTGCTGCCCAGCTCAATGCCGATACCCGCCCTTGCAATCTGGTGCAGCTGCTGCCGCGGTTGCGGGAGGTATGAGTCTTGGCCTTAAGTGTCTGACAAGACGGGTGTTTTTACTCACCTCTGAACTGAATCAGACTTCTTAGCCTGGGTACAGATAGTTGAGGAAAGTGAGATGACTACCTGCCAAACCCAATCCACCGTTGCTCTGCACGATCTCAAAGAGCTGGCCCGGCGCGATCCTGCATTCACTGCCGCTCTACTGGCTACTCGGTCGACCCAGGAGGCCGTCAAGTTGGCAGCCGCTAACCACATCTCCGTCACTCCCGAAGCGCTATGGCGCCATCGGGGCACCTTGATGGCTGGAGGTATGCCCACTTGGCGAGGCTGATGCTGTCTGGTTATCCATTCAGCCCCCTAGGTAAGCCATCTCGGCGTGTGCGCTGTTGGCAGATTTTGCAGTGTTTCGCTCTTCGCTATAGCGGTCGCTTCGTTGATTCCAGAGGCTGGCCATGGCTAACTCGAGTTTTGCGGCGCCTGACTCCTCCTGCAGCCATGGTTTGAGATCCAAGCCGCTGCCCGGGGCGGCAAAAAGGCAGGAGTACGCGACGCCATCTGCGGTAACCCGCAGACGGTTGCAGTCGCCGCAGAAAGGTGCACTCACCGATGCCACCACCGCCAGGCTTCCGCCTCCATCCCGGTAGCGCCAGCGGCTCGCGGTGCCGTGGGCGGTGCGACCCAGCGGCTCAAGCGGCCAGCTGCCGCCGATTTGCTCCAGCATTTCGGCGGCACTCAGCACCGCCTCGGACTGCCAGCCGTTGCGGCTGCCCACGTCCATGAACTCGATCAGCCGCAGCTCCAGTCCCCGCTTCCTTGCCAGAGCCGCTAGGGGCAGCACCTGATCATCGTTGGCGCCCCGCTGAATCACAGCGTTGAGCTTGAGGGCGCCGCGGGCGGGATCAAAGCCGGCGGCGCGGGCGTGCTCGATCGCCGCCAGCACCGCCGCCAAGGCCCGCTCGCCAGCGGCGGCATCTGGCAGGCCAGCCATGTGGGCAACCGACCCAGCCGTGGTGCCATCGAGGCTGAGGGTGATCCGGTCGAGGCCGGCGGCGTGTAGCTGCTGGGCTCGCTCAGCGCTTAGCAGCAGGCCATTGCTGGTGAGGGCGATCTCGCGTAGGCCGGGACGCTCCGGGTGTGTGGCGCGCAGGGGCTGCACGGCGGCGATCAGTTCTTCCAGGCCGCCGTGCAGGAGGGGTTCGCCGCCGGTCAGCCGCAGGCTCCGGGCTCCCAGGCTCACCGCCGCCCCGATCACCTGCAGCCGCTGCTCCAGCGTGAGTAGGCCGGGTGGCTCCACCCCATCCGGCAAGCAGTAAGGGCAGGCCAGGTTGCAGCGGGCCGTGAGCGACAGCCGCAGCACCCCCAGGGGCCGGTTGAGCTGGTCGGTGGCACTGGCCATGGCGATCACGCTATGGCGGGCAACAGGTCGACGGGGGTAGCGTTTCAGCATGGACGCCTCCGCTGCCGAGCGTTTCACGCCGCCCACCATCCCCTGGCGCCATCCCCTGGCGCTGGAGCCGGCTCCTGAGCTGGGTCCGGGGGTGGATCCCCAGAGGTCTGGGGAAGCCTTGGCGCGTCTGTGCGCCGAACCCGATGTGCAGGCGGTGATCGCGTTTGGTTCCCGGGCCAGGGGTGAGGCACGGCCCGACTCAGATCTGGATCTAGCGGTGATCGTGGGCCAGCCCCAGCTCACGCCGGCCGAAAAGATGGCTTGCTGGAAGCGTTTCAACCGAGCGCTGGGTCGGCAGGGAGTGGCTGTCGACCTAGTGGTGGCGGGCAGCTCTGATGCCGAGCGCCTGAGTGGCTCCCGTTGGCATGTGTTCGGTGATGTGGCTCGTGAGGGTCGGGTGCTGTATGTCGCCCGCTGAAGACGCCTTGCTGCTCCTGGCGATTGTGCGCCGCCATGTGCGCAGCCTGGGGCTGACCCTTGACCTTGCCTATCCCGACGAAGACTGGGGCTTCACCGCCCAGCAGGCGGTGGAGAAACTGCTCAAAGCCTGGATTGTGCTGGCTGATCGCCAGCCGCCCCGGGTCCATGACCTCGAAGATTTGGTTGCTCTGGCTGGTCAGCAGCTTGATCCCCTTCTGCTTGAGCTGCAGGTGTTTGCGGTGGAGGCCCGCTATGAGGAGGGACCCTTCCCGCTGCCGGCACCGCGGCAGGAGCTGCTGGCACTGGTCGAGGCGGAGCTGGAGCGGTGCGAGCGCATGGTGGCGGCGCTGGGCGAATCGGCCAACTGACTTGGCTTAGGGCCGGTTCACGTTGCGGATGGCGCGGGGATCCAGCGGCACCGCCTGGTAGGGCAGCGAGGCCAGCCAGCTCTGCAGGCGCCGTTCGCCCAGCCCCACCGCCGCGGCCAGGTGGGCCCGGATCGGTGGGCTGCTCGGATACAGGCCCAGCAGCGGTTGCAGCCGCTCACCGTCGTGGGCCAGCTGGAGCCTGGTCGGGCTCCCTGTTGCTGCGCTCGCCAGCAGGGTTTGCATGGCGGCCAGGCTGAGATCAGGCATGTCCACCGGGCAGAGCAGCAGCAGCTCGTCGGGGTGCTGCTGCATCAGCCGGTGCAGGGCCAGCAGCGGCCCCTCCCAGGGCGGTGGTTCGGTCAGGGCCGTCATCGGCGAGCCCGGGGCCAGCTCGAGGGCCAACTCTTCTGCCAGCTCCAGATGCGCCCCATGGCGGCTCAGCAGGGTGATTGGCGTCTCCAGCTGGGCCAGCAGGCGCAAGCTGCGCTCCAGCCAGGTGCCGCCTTCAGGGTGGGGCAGTAGCGCCTTGTCGCTGCCCATGCGCCGGCTCTCACCACCGCTGAGCAGACAGGCGCGTAGGGGCAGGCCTGGTTCAGCGGCCGGCAGCCTTCGCGAGCTCACGCCAGCAGCCCGAACTCCGCCAGGGCCCGCGGCAGGTTGCGGTGCTCGTGGCCCGGGTGGCTGAGCTTCACCAGGGCGAAGCGCTGCAGTTCGTTCAGTTCCGCCCAGCCGCCGCAGCGCAGCTCAAGGTTCAGCTGGGCGCAGGAGGCGGCCAGCACTTCTGGCAGTTGGTCGGCCTGCTGCCAGGGCTCAGCGTCGGCTCGGGGCAGGTCCTTGGCCTGGCCGGCGCTGAGGGCGTTGGTGCGCGCCTGCAGGTGCTGGCGCAGTGCCTCGATGGCGACGGGGTCGTCAGCCCAGGCCAGCAGCTCAGCGCGCTCGGCCTCGCCCAGCTCGCTCCAGTGCTGCAGCTTCAGCTTGATGCCGGCCAGATCGAGCTTGCGCCGCACGGCCATCGGAATGCAGCGCAGGTCGGCGCTGAAGTCGGCCTCGAAGTCGAAGCAGGTGCTGGCCAGGGGGGAGCCCAGGGGAACTGCGGTAACAACTGCCACCATCATGGGGCGCTCCGGCTTGATCCAATGGCCCCATGGCCAGTGATCCCGCCAGCCC from Cyanobium sp. Tous-M-B4 includes these protein-coding regions:
- a CDS encoding MFS transporter, whose translation is MRWSRPSTFFCAFLTLLNDRLGESIVFPLLPFLLAGFTSDGRVLGLLAGSYAIAQFAFTPLIGALSDRYGRKPVISVCVAGSVLGLALFALTISLPWASLWPAAQAAGLPLALLFGARLIDGVSGGTAATASAVLADISPPEKRAKAFGLIGVAFGLGFILGPALGGLLGQINVTLPLLVAVAIAVLNLVLVLTVLPETHPPEARRAMPRKRDLNPFAALQRVFTNPQVRRLCVAFFLFFLAFNGFTAVLVLYFKQAFNWGPGLAASAFLVVGVVATVVQGGLIGPLVKRFGEWRLTLAGLGFVIAGCLLIPLATRANAQPVVFSAVAILALGTGLVTPCLRSLVSRRLDSEGQGAALGSLQGLQSLGSFVGPPLAGLAYETTGRQSPFWLGIALLVGVALLVAGGLPGRNAAMTAGLHGSDS
- a CDS encoding DsbA family protein; this encodes MSPQPLELPPELQSSRIVVISDFNCPYCFTLNEWLNQLGVAERVYWVGVEHKSHLPFDFSATNQPDDHTTLLKEVADVQRRAPEVEVQLPPVWVNSHQALLLQAAVEADEPALAAPLRTAIFRSFWRDQRNIANAQQLHHCQQQAGVEPDPERFLDPKALARLSTWWRQELDRIPCMLAPTGARHLGLQDRAAVEAFVLGALHDPPAGPACR
- a CDS encoding bifunctional diguanylate cyclase/phosphodiesterase — protein: MSACSAEDRQRLEREIRRLRHELQQAVHALPHLRQMVQFSGDLLILAGAGGRILEANGRLAEALGVPQHALYGQSLQQWMPNPGQVRLLEERLAATAEPVPLRMELDLQPLQGEPLALELEAHPLLQQGEPRWTLALRDIGVRRQLESSETARQVQASLLASLGSSEARYRALVSQLADGLGQIDSGTRLLFANPALHRILAVAQGELQGRRLLEFLTPQGRGAFEQIWGAVLAGQERRITLPLLAADGRAHQVEMTLQPPPPGDTEPDRTRAVGLLLRDVTDLTRALDELTALAFHDPLTGLVNLEGCRRELEPRLAQAGGPSWLVLWLDLDGFRRVNHSFGREVGDGLLQAVANGLRAWAGPSDLLARLGGDEFALVRELPGPADDPVALGRQAEAVLGELRVVLSQLPVGDELAPMALGFSAGYSLAPLHGDQVEALLQGAATALSRAREVAPGTALAYEPRYTTRLRREMALEARLHRALGDGALRLVYQPQYDGSGCFLGAEALLRWDDPIHGAVPPARFVALAERTNLIHPLGQWVLEEACRQLRAWLDEGLQIPRLAVNLSPRQFELTLPPLVDQVTALLARHRLPAGLLELEITETCILPAAGVTAQVQDLAALGVRLALDDFGTGYSSLSVLNRLPLHKLKIDRSFIQHLETSDSARTIVRTALAMGRGLGLETLAEGLETAGQLAVLEALGCDVYQGYWFSHPLEVEAFEALLRTPMQA
- the moaC gene encoding cyclic pyranopterin monophosphate synthase MoaC; the protein is MLGPGSRFEEEEMTAPQLSHLNAAGEVHMVEVGERPASRREATAEGFISMEAATLALVLEGRAPKGDVLAVARVAAIQAAKRTWELIPLCHPIALSGVSVQLEPAANGSGLRLLATARTIGPTGVEMEALTAVQVGLLTLYDMLKSADPAMTIGPVRLLAKSGGRGGEWQRHG
- a CDS encoding molybdopterin molybdotransferase MoeA, with the protein product MGEPFGPEGLPLELARERILEQLQPLGLVEQLPLAACLGRITAEPVLAAAAVPGFWASIMDGYAIAGSEQPLVGARWRLRGTSAAGAPYGAALAAGEAVRILTGAVVPQGSGRVLPQELVGVEGDQLELLKPCGAPVWIRGPEEEAAAGQELVAAGQRLGVAELGRLASCGVCQLTVTQRPRLGLLISGDELLSPGLLRGPGQIWESNSVLLAALLEQLGYGVTQQRVVADQPEPLRQALRELAAGCDVVVSTGGVSAGDSDWIRQLVGELGEVRFWKLFLKPGRPFAWGEVVGVPFFGLPGNPVAAAITALQLLWPALQRLEGGAIQVLPRLRVRLDQELRRGAGRPELARARLVVAADGALLARVEGSQASSRIGSLQGADLLLEIPAELGNLEAGTQLWAQLLRLPIF
- a CDS encoding molybdenum cofactor biosynthesis protein MoaE, whose product is MSWPSCRRSVVANAMLAIQLEAEPFEPLSALAEWHQLLAAGLGIRPAAESHFVGRVRPSGANDAPLTALELEHYPGMTEACIASLAAAAAGRHRATAVLVRHRIGLVLPGDAIVLVAVAADRRGPAQRCCQELLEALKHEAPFWKREWSQGVGSWITGNTPL
- a CDS encoding MoaD/ThiS family protein, yielding MAVSADPASQVRVRLFAGLREAMGWSEQLVELAPAAGGADPAGTTPEQLWRQLGLQPDHPPTGVRVAINQQFATWDSSLAAGDELAFLPPISGG
- the moaB gene encoding molybdenum cofactor biosynthesis protein B yields the protein MSLAIALLTVSDTRTLAEDCSGDALQQRLEAAGHRLVGRLLVPDDRYQIRSEVSRWIADAGVQVVISSGGTGLTGRDGTPEAVAPLLDKTIDGFGELFRVLSFESIGTSSLQSRCLAGVANGTVIFVLPGSLDAVQTAWDRLIAAQLNADTRPCNLVQLLPRLREV
- a CDS encoding GTP 3',8-cyclase MoaA, yielding MASATDQLNRPLGVLRLSLTARCNLACPYCLPDGVEPPGLLTLEQRLQVIGAAVSLGARSLRLTGGEPLLHGGLEELIAAVQPLRATHPERPGLREIALTSNGLLLSAERAQQLHAAGLDRITLSLDGTTAGSVAHMAGLPDAAAGERALAAVLAAIEHARAAGFDPARGALKLNAVIQRGANDDQVLPLAALARKRGLELRLIEFMDVGSRNGWQSEAVLSAAEMLEQIGGSWPLEPLGRTAHGTASRWRYRDGGGSLAVVASVSAPFCGDCNRLRVTADGVAYSCLFAAPGSGLDLKPWLQEESGAAKLELAMASLWNQRSDRYSEERNTAKSANSAHAEMAYLGG
- a CDS encoding nucleotidyltransferase family protein, producing MDASAAERFTPPTIPWRHPLALEPAPELGPGVDPQRSGEALARLCAEPDVQAVIAFGSRARGEARPDSDLDLAVIVGQPQLTPAEKMACWKRFNRALGRQGVAVDLVVAGSSDAERLSGSRWHVFGDVAREGRVLYVAR
- a CDS encoding HEPN domain-containing protein, which encodes MSPAEDALLLLAIVRRHVRSLGLTLDLAYPDEDWGFTAQQAVEKLLKAWIVLADRQPPRVHDLEDLVALAGQQLDPLLLELQVFAVEARYEEGPFPLPAPRQELLALVEAELERCERMVAALGESAN
- a CDS encoding molybdenum cofactor guanylyltransferase; the encoded protein is MSSRRLPAAEPGLPLRACLLSGGESRRMGSDKALLPHPEGGTWLERSLRLLAQLETPITLLSRHGAHLELAEELALELAPGSPMTALTEPPPWEGPLLALHRLMQQHPDELLLLCPVDMPDLSLAAMQTLLASAATGSPTRLQLAHDGERLQPLLGLYPSSPPIRAHLAAAVGLGERRLQSWLASLPYQAVPLDPRAIRNVNRP
- a CDS encoding nitrate reductase associated protein — protein: MMVAVVTAVPLGSPLASTCFDFEADFSADLRCIPMAVRRKLDLAGIKLKLQHWSELGEAERAELLAWADDPVAIEALRQHLQARTNALSAGQAKDLPRADAEPWQQADQLPEVLAASCAQLNLELRCGGWAELNELQRFALVKLSHPGHEHRNLPRALAEFGLLA